In Gammaproteobacteria bacterium, one genomic interval encodes:
- a CDS encoding outer membrane lipoprotein-sorting protein, with amino-acid sequence MIRVPSRARPFRTAARFTLLLALTGLVSSPALAQDPSPEEIGLAIAYEAAARNDGFGNFTANLAMILRNRQGQESRRQIRFKVLEVEGDGDKSLFVFDQPRDVQGTALLTHGHLTAQDDQWLYLPALKRVKRISSSTRTGSFMGSEFSYEDMSNPEVEKYTYRFLREEPCGDLICTVNEQVPVDTKSSYSRQLVWQDKEHLRTWLVHYYDRKNSHLKTLVFAGYRQYLDRYWRAGEMTMENHLTGKSTVLNWTDLEFGTDLGDGDFSQAALRRVR; translated from the coding sequence ATGATTCGTGTACCAAGCCGGGCGCGTCCCTTCCGTACCGCGGCCCGTTTCACCCTCTTGCTGGCGCTGACGGGCCTGGTATCGTCGCCCGCCCTTGCCCAGGATCCCTCGCCGGAGGAAATCGGTCTTGCGATCGCGTACGAGGCGGCCGCCCGCAACGATGGTTTCGGTAACTTCACGGCCAATCTGGCCATGATCCTGCGCAACCGTCAGGGTCAGGAGAGCCGCCGCCAGATCCGCTTCAAAGTCCTGGAAGTCGAGGGCGACGGCGACAAGAGCCTGTTCGTTTTCGACCAGCCGCGCGACGTCCAGGGGACGGCGCTGCTGACCCACGGTCATCTCACGGCCCAGGACGACCAGTGGCTGTATCTGCCGGCGTTGAAGCGGGTCAAGCGCATCAGTTCCTCGACCCGCACCGGGTCCTTCATGGGCAGCGAGTTCTCCTATGAGGACATGAGCAATCCGGAAGTCGAGAAATACACCTACCGTTTCCTGCGCGAGGAACCCTGCGGCGATTTGATCTGCACGGTCAACGAACAGGTGCCGGTGGACACGAAATCGAGCTACAGCCGCCAACTGGTTTGGCAGGACAAGGAGCACCTGCGCACCTGGCTGGTCCACTATTACGACCGCAAGAACTCACATCTGAAGACGCTGGTGTTCGCGGGGTACCGGCAGTACCTGGATCGATACTGGCGGGCTGGCGAAATGACGATGGAGAATCACCTGACCGGCAAGAGCACGGTGCTCAACTGGACGGACCTGGAGTTCGGCACCGATCTGGGCGACGGCGATTTCTCCCAGGCGGCCCTCAGGCGCGTGCGCTGA